In Rheinheimera sp. MM224, one DNA window encodes the following:
- a CDS encoding glycoside hydrolase family 3 protein has product MAKAVAKKSKRKELSKGLLVLAGGLVLTGCGQPAVQVPEPVPEQAASPSTAETPVITPTNWPLQQPPIARTQAIEDKIKALLAQMSPEQKVGQIIQADIASVTPKQVRDYYLGSVLNGGNSAPGRDNRAGAAAWLELADAFWQASTDTSDGRPYIPVMWGTDAVHGHSNVKGATIFPHNIGLGAMREPELMREIGRVTAAEMQVTGLDWTFAPTIAVVRDDRWGRTYESYGEDPQLVASYAPHILQGIQGVPGTADFLKGQHMLATVKHFLGDGGTVDGKDQGDNQHTEAQLRDIHGAPYYTAIAAGARVVMASYNSWFGEKMHGYRPMLNDVLVNRMGFDGFVVGDWNGHGQVKGCTPTDCANSLLGGLDMFMAPDSWEKLYQNTLAQVKDGRISTERLDEAVARVLRIKAEMGLFEQVKPSERPLAGRYELLGSTEHKAIARQAARKSLVLLKNNQQLLPLKTSSKVLVAGDGADHIGKQSGGWTLSWQGSGNKNTDFPNGESIYAGIKQAVETGGGKVELSENGRFTDKPDVAVVVFGEEPYAEFVGDRSHLAFDDGRALQILTELKALGIPTVSVFLSGRPLWVNPELNQSDAFVAAFLPGSEGGAVADLLIRSPEGEIRHDFQGKLSFSWPAKATGELLNLGDKNYQPQFAYGYGLTYSDKTELAKLSEESGISADQVLNFSRYLHAGKAVNPWQLQLLDKGQVTVVTEPLQKSAGGALEAAATDRLQQEDSVLLTFHKDAAVALNHAQGVALDLSRQANGDMTLELEYQVVAMTAGKVSLAMQCGDNCKSTLDFSGYFAGMAGKGWNSVKIPLRCFTEANSAFDLTKISQPLVLEATAGLKLQLAKVRLAENEGQGQCGN; this is encoded by the coding sequence ATGGCAAAAGCGGTGGCAAAGAAAAGTAAGCGTAAAGAGCTGAGTAAGGGGTTGTTAGTTCTGGCTGGTGGTCTGGTGTTAACTGGTTGTGGTCAACCCGCAGTTCAGGTGCCTGAACCTGTTCCGGAGCAAGCGGCCAGCCCAAGTACAGCTGAAACACCTGTGATCACACCAACCAACTGGCCTTTGCAACAGCCGCCTATAGCGCGCACTCAAGCGATAGAAGACAAAATCAAAGCTTTGCTGGCACAAATGAGTCCTGAACAAAAAGTAGGGCAGATTATTCAGGCCGATATTGCCTCAGTCACGCCAAAACAAGTGCGGGATTATTATCTGGGGTCTGTACTGAATGGCGGTAACTCAGCTCCTGGCCGCGATAACAGAGCGGGCGCCGCAGCCTGGCTGGAACTGGCCGATGCGTTTTGGCAAGCCAGTACAGATACCAGTGATGGCCGGCCTTATATCCCTGTGATGTGGGGTACAGACGCTGTGCATGGTCACAGTAATGTCAAAGGCGCGACTATTTTTCCGCATAACATAGGTTTGGGCGCTATGCGTGAACCAGAGCTAATGCGTGAAATTGGCCGCGTCACTGCAGCTGAAATGCAGGTGACAGGTCTGGACTGGACCTTTGCTCCTACTATTGCCGTAGTAAGGGACGACCGCTGGGGTCGCACTTATGAATCTTATGGTGAAGACCCACAACTGGTGGCTTCTTATGCGCCTCATATTCTGCAAGGTATTCAGGGCGTTCCTGGCACTGCAGACTTCTTAAAAGGCCAGCATATGCTGGCGACGGTGAAACACTTTTTAGGCGATGGCGGCACTGTGGATGGTAAAGATCAGGGTGACAACCAGCATACCGAAGCACAATTGCGTGATATCCACGGCGCGCCTTATTACACAGCTATAGCAGCGGGTGCCCGGGTGGTGATGGCGTCTTACAACAGCTGGTTTGGCGAAAAGATGCACGGCTACCGTCCTATGCTGAACGACGTGCTGGTTAACCGCATGGGCTTTGACGGTTTTGTGGTCGGCGACTGGAATGGTCATGGTCAGGTCAAAGGTTGTACGCCAACAGATTGCGCTAATTCATTGTTGGGTGGCCTGGATATGTTTATGGCACCGGACAGCTGGGAAAAGTTGTATCAAAATACGTTGGCTCAGGTGAAAGACGGCCGTATTTCTACAGAACGACTGGATGAAGCCGTTGCCCGGGTGCTGCGGATCAAAGCCGAAATGGGTTTGTTTGAGCAGGTGAAACCTTCAGAGCGGCCTTTGGCTGGGCGTTATGAATTACTGGGCAGCACTGAACATAAAGCCATTGCACGTCAGGCGGCTCGTAAGTCATTGGTATTGCTGAAAAACAACCAACAACTGCTGCCACTCAAAACCAGTAGCAAGGTGTTAGTAGCTGGCGATGGTGCCGACCACATTGGCAAACAAAGTGGCGGCTGGACCTTAAGCTGGCAAGGCTCTGGCAATAAAAATACCGATTTCCCGAATGGTGAATCCATTTATGCCGGTATTAAACAGGCGGTAGAAACTGGTGGTGGCAAAGTAGAGCTGAGCGAAAATGGCCGCTTTACTGACAAACCTGATGTCGCCGTTGTGGTCTTTGGTGAAGAACCTTATGCCGAATTTGTTGGCGATCGCAGTCATCTGGCTTTTGATGATGGTCGTGCTTTGCAAATTCTGACTGAATTAAAAGCGCTGGGTATTCCAACGGTTTCGGTGTTTTTGTCAGGCCGGCCTTTGTGGGTCAATCCTGAGCTGAATCAATCCGATGCTTTTGTCGCCGCCTTTTTACCTGGCAGTGAAGGTGGCGCAGTGGCTGATCTGCTGATCCGTTCGCCGGAAGGTGAAATCCGTCATGATTTTCAGGGAAAGTTGTCCTTCTCCTGGCCAGCCAAAGCGACGGGCGAGTTGCTGAATCTGGGTGACAAAAATTATCAACCACAGTTTGCTTATGGTTATGGCCTGACGTACAGCGACAAAACGGAACTGGCGAAGCTCAGCGAAGAGTCTGGCATCAGCGCCGATCAGGTGCTGAACTTCAGTCGTTATCTGCATGCGGGTAAAGCGGTCAACCCATGGCAGTTGCAATTGCTGGATAAGGGTCAGGTGACAGTAGTGACTGAACCGCTGCAAAAATCTGCTGGTGGGGCTTTGGAAGCAGCAGCTACAGACAGATTACAACAGGAAGACTCAGTGTTACTGACTTTCCACAAAGACGCAGCTGTGGCTTTAAACCATGCTCAGGGTGTGGCGCTGGATCTAAGTCGTCAGGCCAATGGCGATATGACGCTGGAGCTGGAATATCAGGTGGTTGCTATGACTGCTGGTAAAGTCAGTTTGGCGATGCAGTGTGGTGATAACTGTAAATCTACTCTGGATTTCAGTGGTTATTTTGCCGGTATGGCGGGCAAAGGCTGGAACAGTGTGAAGATACCACTTCGCTGTTTCACTGAAGCCAACAGCGCTTTTGATCTGACCAAAATCAGCCAGCCTTTGGTGCTGGAAGCAACTGCAGGCTTAAAGCTGCAATTGGCTAAAGTTCGTCTGGCAGAAAATGAAGGCCAGGGCCAATGCGGTAACTAA